The Enterobacter asburiae genome window below encodes:
- a CDS encoding LysR substrate-binding domain-containing protein — protein sequence MNSIFTEENLLAFTTAARFGSFSKAAAELGVTTSAISYTIKRMETGLDVVLFVRSTRSIELTESGFYFYRKATDLLNDFHAIKRGIDTISQGIEARVRICINQLLYTPRHTARLLQVLKKQFPTCQITVTTEVYNGVWDSIINNQANIAIGAPDTLLDGGGIDYTEIGAIRWVFAIAPEHPLAFTPEPIAESQLRLYPNIMVEDTAHTINKKVGWLLHGQEAILVPDFNTKCQCQILGEGIGFLPEYMAREAVEAGLLVTRRINNPRQDSRMLLATQHAATGQVTRWIKQQFGPAGVLTDIYSDLLWRA from the coding sequence ATGAATTCCATCTTTACCGAAGAGAACCTGCTGGCCTTTACTACCGCCGCTCGCTTCGGCAGCTTCAGCAAAGCCGCCGCCGAGCTGGGCGTGACGACCTCTGCCATCAGTTACACCATTAAGCGCATGGAGACCGGGCTGGACGTGGTGCTGTTCGTCCGCAGCACGCGCAGCATCGAGCTGACCGAGTCCGGATTTTACTTTTACCGTAAGGCCACCGACCTGCTGAACGACTTTCACGCCATCAAGCGCGGGATTGATACCATCTCTCAGGGCATTGAGGCGCGGGTGCGCATCTGTATCAACCAGCTTTTGTATACCCCACGCCATACGGCGCGGCTGCTGCAGGTGCTAAAAAAGCAGTTTCCCACCTGTCAGATCACCGTGACCACCGAGGTCTACAACGGCGTCTGGGATTCGATCATCAACAACCAGGCCAACATCGCGATTGGCGCGCCGGACACGCTGCTGGACGGCGGCGGGATTGATTACACCGAGATCGGCGCCATCCGCTGGGTCTTTGCCATCGCGCCGGAACACCCGCTGGCGTTCACCCCGGAGCCAATAGCGGAAAGCCAGCTGCGCCTGTATCCCAACATCATGGTGGAAGATACCGCGCATACCATTAACAAAAAGGTTGGCTGGCTGCTGCACGGGCAGGAGGCAATTCTGGTCCCGGACTTTAACACCAAATGTCAGTGTCAGATCCTGGGCGAAGGGATTGGCTTTTTGCCGGAATACATGGCCCGCGAGGCGGTCGAAGCGGGGCTGCTGGTCACCCGACGGATTAATAACCCGCGTCAGGATTCGCGCATGCTGCTCGCCACGCAGCATGCCGCAACCGGCCAGGTCACGCGGTGGATCAAGCAGCAGTTTGGTCCAGCGGGGGTACTGACCGATATCTATAGCGATTTACTCTGGCGCGCCTAG
- the nrdE gene encoding class 1b ribonucleoside-diphosphate reductase subunit alpha, whose protein sequence is MATTTAERVIQATPDYHALNAMLNLYDREGRIQFEKDREAVDAIFAAHVRPNSVTFASQNERLDYLVNEGYYDARTLTRYDRAFVVTLFERAHASGFRFQTFLGAWKYYTSYTLKTFDGKRYLESFEDRTVMVALTLAQGDEALAEQLTDEILSGRFQPATPTFLNCGKAQRGELVSCFLLRIEDNMESIGRAVNSALQLSKRGGGVAFLLSNLREAGAPIKRIENQSSGVIPVMKMLEDAFSYANQLGARQGAGAVYLHAHHPDILRFLDTKRENADEKIRIKTLSLGVVIPDITFKLAKDNAEMALFSPYDIERIYGKAFGDVAISELYDELVADDRIRKKTINARDFFQRLAEIQFESGYPYIMFEDTVNRANPIAGRINMSNLCSEILQVNSASAYDENLDYADIGKDISCNLGSLNIAHIMDSPDFGRTVETAIRGLTAVSDMSHIRSVPSIEAGNAASHAIGLGQMNLHGYLAREGIAYGSPEGLDFTNLYFYTITWHALHTSMMLARERNQRFAGFEQSRYASGEYFSQYLEGDWQPKTEKVRELFARAGITLPTREMWQQLRDDVIRYGIYNQNLQAVPPTGSISYINHATSSIHPIVSKIEIRKEGKTGRVYYPAPFMTNENLALYQDAYEIGPEKIIDTYAEATKHVDQGLSLTLFFPDTATTRDINRAQIYAWKKGIKTLYYIRLRQLALEGTEIEGCVSCAL, encoded by the coding sequence TTGGCAACGACAACCGCAGAACGGGTGATTCAGGCGACACCGGATTACCACGCATTAAACGCCATGCTTAACCTCTACGATCGGGAGGGGCGCATTCAGTTCGAGAAAGATCGTGAGGCGGTGGACGCCATTTTTGCCGCCCACGTGCGGCCCAACAGCGTGACGTTTGCGAGCCAGAATGAACGTCTCGACTATCTGGTTAACGAGGGCTACTACGACGCGCGCACGCTCACCCGCTACGATCGCGCCTTTGTGGTGACGCTGTTTGAACGCGCCCACGCCAGCGGCTTTCGCTTCCAGACGTTTCTCGGCGCGTGGAAGTATTACACCAGCTATACCCTCAAGACCTTTGACGGTAAACGCTATTTAGAGAGCTTTGAAGATCGCACCGTGATGGTGGCCCTGACGCTGGCGCAGGGTGATGAAGCGCTGGCGGAGCAGCTCACCGACGAGATCCTCTCCGGACGCTTCCAGCCCGCCACGCCGACCTTTCTCAACTGCGGCAAAGCCCAGCGCGGCGAGCTGGTTTCCTGCTTCCTGCTGCGTATCGAAGACAATATGGAGTCGATTGGCCGCGCGGTGAACTCGGCGCTGCAGCTTTCCAAACGCGGCGGCGGCGTGGCGTTTCTGCTCTCGAACCTGCGTGAAGCGGGCGCGCCGATCAAGCGCATCGAAAACCAGTCCTCCGGCGTGATCCCGGTGATGAAGATGCTGGAAGATGCCTTCTCCTATGCCAACCAGCTTGGCGCCCGTCAGGGTGCGGGCGCGGTTTACCTGCACGCGCACCACCCGGACATTCTGCGTTTTCTTGATACCAAACGCGAAAACGCCGACGAAAAAATTCGCATCAAAACCCTGTCTCTCGGCGTGGTGATCCCGGACATCACCTTTAAGCTGGCTAAGGATAATGCCGAGATGGCGCTCTTCTCGCCGTACGACATCGAGCGTATTTACGGCAAAGCGTTTGGCGACGTGGCCATCAGCGAACTTTATGACGAACTGGTGGCCGACGATCGCATTCGCAAAAAAACCATCAACGCCCGCGATTTCTTCCAGCGGCTTGCGGAGATCCAGTTTGAGTCCGGCTATCCGTACATCATGTTTGAGGATACGGTGAACCGCGCGAACCCGATTGCCGGGCGCATCAACATGAGCAACCTGTGCTCGGAGATTTTGCAGGTCAACAGCGCGTCAGCCTACGACGAGAACCTGGACTACGCGGACATCGGCAAGGATATCTCCTGCAACCTCGGGTCGCTGAATATAGCCCACATCATGGATTCCCCCGACTTTGGCCGCACGGTGGAGACCGCCATTCGCGGGCTGACGGCGGTATCGGACATGAGCCACATCCGCAGCGTGCCGTCTATTGAAGCGGGCAACGCCGCGTCGCACGCCATCGGGCTGGGGCAGATGAACCTGCACGGCTATCTGGCGCGCGAAGGCATCGCCTACGGCAGTCCGGAAGGGCTGGATTTCACCAACCTCTATTTCTACACCATTACCTGGCACGCTCTGCACACCTCGATGATGCTGGCGCGCGAGCGTAACCAGCGGTTCGCGGGCTTTGAGCAGTCCCGCTACGCCAGCGGGGAATATTTCAGCCAGTATCTGGAAGGCGACTGGCAGCCGAAAACCGAAAAAGTGCGCGAACTGTTTGCCCGCGCGGGGATTACCCTGCCGACGCGCGAGATGTGGCAGCAGCTGCGTGACGACGTGATCCGCTACGGCATTTATAACCAGAACCTGCAGGCCGTCCCGCCGACCGGATCGATTTCCTACATCAACCACGCCACGTCGAGCATTCACCCGATCGTGTCGAAAATTGAAATCCGCAAGGAAGGCAAAACCGGCCGTGTTTACTACCCAGCCCCGTTTATGACCAATGAGAACCTGGCGCTCTATCAGGATGCGTATGAGATCGGCCCGGAAAAAATCATCGATACCTACGCGGAGGCGACAAAACATGTGGATCAGGGGCTGTCGCTGACGCTGTTCTTCCCGGACACCGCCACCACGCGGGATATCAACAGAGCGCAGATCTACGCCTGGAAGAAGGGCATCAAAACGCTCTACTACATTCGCCTGCGCCAGCTTGCGCTGGAAGGCACCGAAATCGAAGGCTGCGTGTCCTGCGCGCTGTAA
- a CDS encoding rhodanese family protein, whose protein sequence is MSLPLLSPRQANARVAEGAKLIDIRDADEYAREHIPAARSVPLDTLPGALNAQAGDTVIFHCQSGARTSGNADRLAQAAAPAEAFVVEGGIQGWKQAGLPTVEDKSQPLPLMRQVQIAAGLLILCGVVLGYSVSSGFFLLSGFVGAGLLFAGVTGFCGMARLLKVMPWNRRTS, encoded by the coding sequence ATGTCACTTCCTCTTCTTTCACCGCGCCAGGCGAATGCCCGCGTCGCTGAAGGCGCAAAACTGATTGATATTCGTGATGCCGATGAGTACGCCCGCGAGCATATTCCCGCCGCGCGGTCCGTGCCGCTGGATACCTTACCCGGCGCACTTAACGCGCAGGCGGGCGATACGGTGATTTTTCACTGCCAGTCCGGCGCACGGACGTCGGGGAATGCCGACCGCCTTGCTCAGGCCGCCGCGCCCGCAGAGGCATTTGTGGTCGAGGGGGGCATTCAGGGCTGGAAGCAGGCCGGACTGCCGACCGTCGAAGACAAATCCCAGCCGCTACCGCTGATGCGTCAGGTGCAAATTGCCGCCGGGCTGTTGATACTCTGCGGCGTGGTGCTGGGCTATAGCGTCTCCAGCGGCTTTTTCCTGCTCAGCGGTTTTGTCGGAGCCGGGCTGCTGTTCGCCGGTGTGACGGGCTTTTGCGGCATGGCGCGACTGCTCAAGGTGATGCCCTGGAACCGGCGTACCTCATAA
- a CDS encoding TA system toxin CbtA family protein, translating to MKTLPATISRAAKPCLSPVAVWQMLLTRLLEQHYGLMLSDTPFSDETVIKEHIDAGITLANAVNFLVEKYELVRIDRKGFSWQEQTPYLSVVDILRARRSSGLLKTNVK from the coding sequence ATGAAAACTCTACCTGCTACAATTTCGCGGGCGGCGAAGCCCTGTCTGTCGCCCGTTGCAGTCTGGCAAATGTTACTTACTCGTCTGCTTGAGCAGCACTATGGCCTAATGCTAAGCGACACACCTTTTAGCGATGAAACCGTTATAAAGGAGCATATCGATGCCGGTATCACTCTGGCTAATGCTGTTAATTTTCTGGTGGAAAAATACGAACTGGTTCGTATCGACCGAAAGGGATTTTCGTGGCAAGAACAAACCCCGTATCTTTCCGTAGTGGATATTCTGCGAGCAAGGCGCTCTAGCGGCTTGCTAAAAACTAACGTGAAATAA
- a CDS encoding ArsR/SmtB family transcription factor, which yields MTELEQLQASAGQAATLLKAMSNPRRLLILCTLCGAPGTSAGELARATGLSPSATSQHLARMREEGLIDSTRDAQRILYSIKNDAVHQLISTLKTLYCP from the coding sequence ATGACAGAACTCGAACAGCTTCAGGCCAGCGCCGGGCAGGCCGCCACACTCTTAAAAGCGATGAGCAACCCGCGTCGGCTGCTGATCCTCTGCACCCTGTGCGGAGCGCCCGGCACCAGCGCGGGGGAGCTTGCGCGAGCCACGGGGCTAAGTCCTTCCGCCACGTCGCAGCATCTGGCGCGCATGCGTGAGGAAGGGCTTATCGACAGCACTCGCGACGCGCAGCGCATTCTCTATTCCATTAAAAACGATGCGGTACATCAGCTTATCAGCACCCTGAAAACCCTTTATTGCCCGTAA
- a CDS encoding IS1-like element IS1A family transposase (programmed frameshift), translated as MASVSISCPSCSATDGVVRNGKSTAGHQRYLCSHCRKTWQLQFTYTASQPGTHQKIIDMAMNGVGCRATARIMGVGLNTILRHFKKLRPQSVTSRIQPGSDVIVCAEMDEQWGYVGAKSRQRWLFYAYDRLRKTVVAHVFGERTMATLGRLMSLLSPFDVVIWMTDGWPLYESRLKGKLHVISKRYTQRIERHNLNLRQHLARLGRKSLSFSKSVELHDKVIGHYLNIKHYQ; from the exons GTGGCTTCTGTTTCTATCAGCTGTCCCTCCTGTTCAGCTACTGACGGGGTGGTGCGTAACGGTAAAAGTACTGCCGGACATCAGCGCTATCTCTGCTCTCACTGCCGTAAAACATGGCAGTTACAGTTCACATACACCGCCTCTCAACCCGGTACGCACCAGAAAATCATTGATATGGCCATGAATGGCGTTGGATGCCGGGCAACCGCCCGCATTATGGGCGTTGGCCTCAACACGATTTTACGTCACT TTAAAAAACTCAGGCCGCAGTCGGTAACCTCGCGCATACAGCCGGGCAGTGACGTCATCGTCTGCGCGGAAATGGACGAACAGTGGGGCTACGTCGGGGCTAAATCGCGCCAGCGCTGGCTGTTTTACGCGTATGACAGGCTCCGGAAGACGGTTGTTGCGCACGTATTCGGTGAACGCACTATGGCGACGCTGGGGCGTCTTATGAGCCTGCTGTCACCCTTTGACGTGGTGATATGGATGACGGATGGCTGGCCGCTGTATGAATCCCGCCTGAAGGGAAAGCTGCACGTAATCAGCAAGCGATATACGCAGCGAATTGAGCGGCATAACCTGAATCTGAGGCAGCACCTGGCACGGCTGGGACGGAAGTCGCTGTCGTTCTCAAAATCGGTGGAGCTGCATGATAAAGTCATCGGGCATTATCTGAACATAAAACACTATCAATAA
- a CDS encoding DUF883 domain-containing protein yields MFNRPNRNDINDDAQDIRNDVSQLADTLEEVLKSWGSDAKDEADAAKRKAQSLLRETRARMNGRSRATQAACDMASCATTFVREKPLCTLGTVAAVGIFVGALLSLRK; encoded by the coding sequence ATGTTTAACAGACCGAACCGAAACGATATTAATGACGACGCTCAGGATATTCGTAATGATGTCAGCCAATTAGCGGACACGCTGGAAGAGGTGCTGAAGTCCTGGGGAAGTGACGCAAAGGACGAAGCGGATGCCGCAAAGCGTAAGGCTCAGTCTCTGCTCCGTGAAACCCGCGCCCGTATGAACGGACGTTCACGCGCCACGCAGGCTGCCTGCGATATGGCAAGCTGTGCTACGACCTTCGTGCGTGAAAAACCGCTATGTACTCTGGGAACCGTCGCAGCGGTCGGCATCTTCGTCGGTGCCCTGCTCAGCCTGCGTAAATAA
- the nrdF gene encoding class 1b ribonucleoside-diphosphate reductase subunit beta, producing MKLSRVSAVNWNKIQDDKDLEVWNRLTSNFWLPEKVPLSNDIPAWQTLSHAEQQLTIRVFTGLTLLDTIQNTVGAPALMSDALTPHEEAVMSNISFMEAVHARSYSSIFSTLCQTKDVDAAYAWSEESESLQRKAELVLEYYRADEPLKKKIASVFLESFLFYSGFWLPMYWSSRGKLTNTADLIRLIIRDEAVHGYYIGYKYQKGLEKVSEAKREELKGFALDLLMDLYDNELSYTEELYAGTGWEDDVKAFLCYNANKALMNLGYDALFPPEMAEVNPAILAALSPNADENHDFFSGSGSSYVMGKAVETEDEDWDF from the coding sequence ATGAAACTGTCACGCGTGAGTGCCGTTAACTGGAACAAAATCCAGGACGATAAAGACCTGGAGGTGTGGAACCGCCTGACCAGCAACTTCTGGCTGCCGGAAAAGGTTCCGCTCTCCAACGATATTCCGGCCTGGCAAACGCTGAGCCACGCCGAGCAGCAGCTGACGATCCGCGTCTTTACCGGCCTGACGCTGCTGGACACCATTCAAAATACCGTCGGTGCACCGGCTCTGATGAGCGACGCGCTAACGCCGCACGAAGAGGCGGTAATGTCGAATATCAGCTTTATGGAGGCGGTGCATGCCCGCTCCTACAGCTCGATTTTCTCGACCCTGTGCCAGACCAAAGACGTGGACGCGGCCTACGCCTGGAGCGAAGAGAGCGAGTCATTACAGAGAAAGGCGGAGCTGGTTCTGGAATATTACCGCGCCGACGAGCCGCTGAAGAAAAAGATCGCCAGCGTGTTCCTGGAATCTTTCCTCTTCTATTCCGGCTTCTGGCTGCCCATGTACTGGTCGAGCCGGGGCAAACTCACCAACACCGCCGATTTGATTCGGCTCATCATTCGCGATGAAGCGGTACACGGGTATTACATTGGCTATAAGTATCAGAAAGGGCTGGAGAAAGTCAGCGAGGCGAAGCGCGAGGAGCTTAAAGGCTTTGCGCTCGATTTGCTGATGGATCTGTACGACAACGAGCTGAGCTATACCGAGGAACTCTACGCCGGTACCGGCTGGGAGGACGACGTGAAGGCCTTCCTCTGCTACAACGCCAACAAAGCGCTGATGAACCTGGGTTACGACGCGCTGTTCCCGCCGGAGATGGCGGAGGTGAACCCGGCTATTCTGGCCGCGCTGTCGCCCAATGCTGACGAAAACCACGATTTCTTCTCCGGATCGGGCTCATCGTACGTGATGGGCAAAGCGGTGGAAACCGAGGATGAAGACTGGGATTTTTAA
- the proV gene encoding glycine betaine/L-proline ABC transporter ATP-binding protein ProV, producing the protein MAIKLEVKNLYKVFGEHPQRAFKYIEKGLTKEQILEKTGLSLGVKDASLAIEEGEIFVIMGLSGSGKSTMVRLLNRLIEPTRGQVLIDGVDIARISDAELREVRRKKIAMVFQSFALMPHMTVLDNTAFGMELAGTPAQERQEKALDALRQVGLENYAHAYPDELSGGMRQRVGLARALAINPDILLMDEAFSALDPLIRTEMQDELVKLQAKHQRTIVFISHDLDEAMRIGDRIAIMQNGEVVQVGTPDEILNNPANDYVRTFFRGVDISQVFSAKDIARRTPNGIIRKTPGFGPRSALKLLQDEDREYGYLVERGNKFVGIVSIDSLKTALTENQGIDAALIDAPLAVDAETPLSELFSHVGQAPCAVPVVGEEQQYVGIISKRMLLQALDREGANNDRSI; encoded by the coding sequence ATGGCAATTAAATTAGAAGTGAAAAATCTTTATAAAGTATTTGGCGAGCACCCGCAGCGCGCATTCAAATATATTGAGAAAGGCCTTACGAAAGAGCAAATTCTGGAAAAAACCGGGCTATCGCTTGGCGTTAAAGACGCCAGTCTGGCCATTGAAGAAGGCGAGATTTTTGTCATCATGGGATTATCCGGTTCGGGTAAATCCACTATGGTTCGCCTTCTCAATCGCCTGATTGAACCCACCCGCGGACAGGTGCTGATTGACGGCGTGGACATCGCCAGAATATCAGACGCAGAGCTTCGCGAGGTGCGCAGAAAGAAGATCGCAATGGTGTTCCAGTCATTCGCGCTGATGCCGCACATGACGGTGCTGGATAATACCGCTTTCGGCATGGAATTAGCCGGCACGCCGGCTCAGGAACGTCAGGAAAAAGCCCTTGATGCGCTGCGTCAGGTCGGGCTGGAAAATTATGCGCATGCGTATCCGGATGAACTTTCCGGCGGTATGCGTCAGCGCGTGGGATTAGCCCGTGCATTAGCCATTAATCCAGACATATTATTAATGGATGAAGCCTTCTCCGCCCTCGATCCGTTAATTCGCACCGAGATGCAGGATGAGCTGGTAAAATTACAGGCTAAACATCAGCGCACTATTGTCTTTATTTCCCACGATCTGGATGAAGCCATGCGTATTGGCGACCGTATTGCCATTATGCAAAACGGTGAAGTGGTGCAGGTCGGCACGCCGGATGAAATTCTCAATAATCCGGCGAACGATTATGTCCGCACCTTCTTCCGCGGCGTGGATATTAGCCAGGTCTTTAGCGCCAAAGATATTGCCCGTCGAACGCCAAACGGCATTATCCGTAAAACGCCAGGCTTCGGCCCGCGCTCGGCGCTGAAGCTGCTGCAGGACGAAGACCGTGAATACGGTTATCTGGTTGAACGCGGCAATAAATTTGTTGGCATTGTCTCCATCGACTCCCTGAAAACGGCTCTCACTGAGAACCAGGGTATCGATGCGGCGTTAATTGACGCTCCGCTTGCCGTGGACGCCGAAACGCCGCTCAGCGAGTTGTTCTCTCACGTGGGCCAGGCGCCGTGCGCCGTGCCGGTCGTGGGTGAGGAACAACAGTACGTCGGCATCATCTCAAAACGGATGCTGCTGCAGGCTTTAGATCGCGAGGGGGCAAACAATGACCGATCAATCTAA
- a CDS encoding DUF2002 family protein: MYLRPDEVARVLEKEGFTMDEVTSKAYGYRRGENYVYVNREARMGRTALIIHPTLKDRSLSFAEPASDIKTCDHYQQFPLYLGGERHEHYGIPHGFSSRMALERFLKGLFGDVQ, from the coding sequence ATGTATTTACGACCTGACGAGGTGGCACGCGTTCTTGAAAAAGAGGGATTCACCATGGATGAGGTGACGTCAAAAGCGTATGGATATCGCCGCGGCGAGAATTATGTTTATGTTAATCGCGAAGCAAGAATGGGACGTACCGCTCTCATTATTCACCCGACGCTGAAAGACAGAAGTCTGTCATTTGCTGAGCCTGCCTCGGATATTAAAACCTGCGATCATTATCAGCAATTTCCGCTCTATTTAGGCGGTGAACGGCATGAGCATTATGGTATTCCGCACGGTTTCAGTTCGCGTATGGCACTGGAGCGATTTTTGAAGGGACTGTTTGGCGACGTACAGTAA
- the nrdH gene encoding glutaredoxin-like protein NrdH, with amino-acid sequence MSIIIYTRNDCVQCHATKRAMESRGVAFEMVNVDQVPEAADTLRKQGFRQLPVVVAGETSWSGFRPDMINRLSAQVTRV; translated from the coding sequence ATGAGCATTATTATTTACACTCGTAACGATTGTGTTCAGTGCCACGCGACCAAACGGGCAATGGAAAGCCGCGGCGTGGCGTTTGAAATGGTGAATGTTGATCAGGTTCCTGAGGCCGCAGATACCCTGCGCAAGCAGGGTTTTCGTCAGCTTCCGGTGGTGGTCGCCGGGGAGACAAGCTGGTCCGGCTTCCGCCCGGACATGATTAACCGCCTGAGTGCTCAGGTCACACGTGTATGA
- the nrdI gene encoding class Ib ribonucleoside-diphosphate reductase assembly flavoprotein NrdI encodes MSGLVYFSSSSENTLRFIERVGLPAVRIPLNERERIRVEEPYILVVPSYGGGGTAGAVPRQVIRFLNDPHNRGLIRGVIAAGNRNFGDAFGRAGDVISQKCGVPYLYRFELMGTQQDVENVRKGVNEFWQRQPQNG; translated from the coding sequence ATGAGCGGGCTGGTCTACTTCTCCAGCAGCTCGGAAAACACGCTCCGCTTTATTGAGCGCGTCGGGCTGCCTGCGGTGCGCATTCCGCTGAACGAGCGGGAGCGGATCCGGGTAGAGGAACCGTACATTCTGGTGGTGCCCAGCTATGGCGGAGGCGGCACGGCGGGAGCCGTGCCTCGCCAGGTGATCCGCTTTCTGAACGATCCTCATAACCGCGGGCTGATTCGCGGCGTGATCGCGGCGGGGAATCGCAATTTCGGCGATGCCTTCGGCCGCGCCGGGGATGTCATTTCTCAAAAATGCGGCGTACCGTATCTCTATCGTTTTGAGCTGATGGGGACACAGCAGGACGTCGAAAACGTGCGTAAAGGAGTGAACGAATTTTGGCAACGACAACCGCAGAACGGGTGA
- the stpA gene encoding DNA-binding protein StpA, which yields MSLTLQNLNNIRTLRAMARELSLDVLEEMLEKVRVVTEEKRSELTELEQQRAEQQEKINALLELMKADGISPTDLLGSELAQTGKPAKKRKPREAKYRFIDQNGEEKTWTGQGRTPKPIASALADGKSLDDFLI from the coding sequence ATGTCTTTGACGTTACAGAATCTTAATAATATCCGAACCCTGCGCGCCATGGCGCGTGAATTATCCCTGGACGTTCTTGAGGAAATGCTGGAAAAAGTCAGGGTCGTTACTGAAGAGAAACGCAGCGAGCTGACGGAATTAGAGCAGCAGCGTGCTGAGCAGCAGGAAAAAATTAATGCCCTGCTGGAGCTGATGAAAGCTGATGGTATTTCACCGACTGACCTGCTGGGTTCTGAACTGGCGCAGACGGGTAAGCCAGCGAAAAAGCGTAAGCCGCGTGAAGCAAAATATCGCTTTATTGACCAGAACGGCGAAGAGAAAACGTGGACCGGCCAGGGCCGCACGCCGAAGCCTATCGCCAGCGCGCTGGCAGACGGTAAATCACTGGATGATTTTCTGATCTAA
- a CDS encoding YodC family protein produces MFSVGDYVQPRKGGPKLKVLEVNGDSIVAVQASNEQGEKYTLKAADVAPYTEEGDFGVC; encoded by the coding sequence ATGTTTTCTGTCGGTGATTATGTGCAACCGCGTAAAGGCGGCCCGAAACTGAAAGTGCTCGAAGTAAACGGTGACAGCATTGTGGCGGTCCAGGCCAGCAATGAGCAAGGCGAGAAATATACGCTGAAAGCCGCCGATGTAGCGCCTTATACCGAAGAAGGCGATTTCGGCGTCTGCTGA
- a CDS encoding YqaE/Pmp3 family membrane protein translates to MGFWRIVFTILIPPLGVLLGKGFGWAFIINILLTLLGYFPGLIHAFWVQSKS, encoded by the coding sequence ATGGGATTTTGGCGTATTGTTTTTACGATCCTCATACCGCCGCTGGGCGTGCTGTTGGGTAAAGGGTTTGGCTGGGCGTTTATTATCAACATTCTTCTGACGCTGCTGGGCTACTTCCCCGGCCTCATTCACGCGTTTTGGGTACAGAGCAAAAGCTAG
- a CDS encoding type IV toxin-antitoxin system YeeU family antitoxin: MSNITWGLQRDTTPRLGARLVQEGNQLHYLADRASITGKFSDAECFKLDVAFPHFISQMESMLTTGEMNPRHARCVTLYHNGFTCEADTLGSCGYVYIAIYPTQR, from the coding sequence ATGAGCAACATTACATGGGGCCTGCAGCGGGATACCACGCCGCGTCTGGGAGCCCGTCTGGTACAGGAGGGGAACCAACTGCATTATCTGGCTGACCGGGCCAGTATCACCGGTAAGTTTAGTGATGCCGAATGTTTTAAGCTGGATGTGGCATTTCCGCATTTTATCAGTCAGATGGAATCGATGCTGACCACTGGTGAAATGAATCCCCGCCATGCCCGCTGTGTCACCCTGTACCACAACGGTTTCACCTGCGAAGCCGATACCCTTGGTAGTTGCGGCTACGTATACATCGCCATTTATCCCACTCAACGCTAA
- the alaE gene encoding L-alanine exporter AlaE yields the protein MFSPQSRLRHAVADTFAMVVYCSVVNMLIEIFLSGMSFEQSLSSRLVAIPVNIIIAWPYGLYRDAVMRFARRISPAGWVKNLADVLAYVTFQSPVYVAILLTVGADWHQIAAAVSSNIVISMLMGAVYGYFLDYCRRLFKVSQYSQAKA from the coding sequence ATGTTCTCGCCGCAATCTCGCCTGCGCCACGCGGTGGCGGATACTTTCGCGATGGTTGTTTACTGTTCCGTCGTGAACATGCTGATCGAAATATTCCTCTCCGGAATGTCCTTCGAGCAGTCGCTTTCTTCTCGTCTGGTGGCGATCCCGGTCAATATTATTATTGCATGGCCTTACGGTTTATACCGCGATGCCGTAATGCGCTTCGCGCGTCGTATCAGCCCAGCAGGCTGGGTGAAAAACCTGGCGGACGTTCTGGCGTATGTGACGTTCCAGTCGCCGGTTTACGTGGCCATTCTCCTGACGGTCGGTGCAGACTGGCACCAGATCGCTGCGGCGGTCAGTTCGAATATTGTGATTTCGATGTTGATGGGAGCCGTTTACGGCTATTTCCTCGACTACTGCCGCCGCCTGTTCAAGGTCAGCCAGTACAGCCAGGCAAAAGCGTGA